In Portunus trituberculatus isolate SZX2019 chromosome 28, ASM1759143v1, whole genome shotgun sequence, one genomic interval encodes:
- the LOC123510152 gene encoding zinc finger and BTB domain-containing protein 47-like — MNFNTPLLMVCIVVAVVAQVTTAAYIPTASEEQDVIHRLSTFKSAQSQLVRRPDGTYRFSFSLPQQERTEQRDKDGKVIGSYAFVDPVGEEVSVKYEADHEGFRAESDALPQVWVVAVAGWCCSSAASETLYEGPLLSTFKEITHRESRGPLGSYQFSFSLPQQERFEHRDEQGKVTGTYTFVDKIGNEVSVNYDADHSGFRARSDSLPQPPQDTPDVAKAKEEFLRHYQRTAQLLKLVDEKDDSESSEEDDDDESESDEDSSSSEEDEDSDEDSDEDEEEDDDDEEEEEDKGQEEDDEGEESVRGQGYNERGREQEEEEEEEEEKEEQLSETRLLFEKVLPAHLNIPFNSAQRTAKLITFDPAFLRQPRFNSNRQISSPGQNSFP; from the exons ATGAACTTCAACACTCCCCTATTGATG GTGTGCattgtggtggcggtagtggcgcAAGTGACCACGGCTGCCTACATCCCCACCGCCTCTGAGGAGCAGGACGTCATACATAGACTGTCCACCTTCAAGAGTGCACAGAGCCAGTTAGTTCGAAGACCCGATGGCACCTACCGCTTCTCCTTCTCGCTTCCTCAGCAGGAGAGGACTGAGCAGCGGGACAAAGACGGGAAG GTGATCGGGTCTTATGCCTTCGTGGATCCTGTAGGTGAGGAGGTGTCTGTCAAGTACGAGGCTGACCATGAAGGGTTCCGCGCAGAGAGTGACGCCCTTCCCCAG gtgtgggtggtggcggtggcgggctGGTGTTGTTCCTCAGCAGCCAGCGAGACTCTGTACGAAGGACCGCTGCTCTCCACCTTCAAAGAGATAACACATAGGGAATCTCGGGGCCCGCTGGGATCATACcagttctccttctccctcccgcaGCAGGAGAGATTTGAACACAGGGACGAACAGGGAAAG GTGACAGGCACGTACACATTCGTGGATAAGATCGGGAATGAAGTGTCCGTGAATTACGACGCTGATCACTCCGGATTCCGCGCCAGGAGTGATTCCCTTCCGCAG CCGCCACAGGACACCCCAGACGTGGCTAAGGCAAAAGAGGAATTCCTGAGACACTACCAGCGAACAGCGCAGCTCCTGAAGTTGGTTGACGAGAAGGATGACTCGGAGTCTTCTGAGgaggacgatgatgatgagagtGAAAGTGACGAGGATAGCAGTAGCtcggaggaagacgaggacagTGACGAAGACagtgacgaggacgaggaagaggatgatgatgatgaagaggaagaagaggacaaaggacaggaagaggatgacgagGGTGAGGAAAGTGTGAGAGGGCAAGGGTataacgaaagaggaagagagcaggaagaggaggaagaagaggaggaggagaaggaagaacagttAAGTGAGACCAGGTTGTTGTTTGAAAAAGTCTTACCTGCGCACCTGAATATTCCTTTTAATTCCGCGCAAAGAACTGCCAAACTAATAACATTCGACCCGGCTTTCCTTCGCCAGCCAAGATTCAACTCAAACAGGCAAATTTCCTCACCTGGTCAAAACTCCTTCCCTTGA
- the LOC123510232 gene encoding cilia- and flagella-associated protein 251-like: LEKLKEELEEKKEEEEEEEEEEEEEKLKEEEEEKEELEEKWKEEEKEEKEEEEEEEEEEEEEEVEKEEEEEEEEEEEEEEEEEEEEEEEQEEEEEEEEEKEKEEKLKEEEEEEEEKLKEEEEEEEKEEEEEEEKLKEEEEEKEEEEEEEEEEEEEEEEEEEKEEKEEKEEEEEKEEKEEEEEKEEEEEEEEEKEEEKEEEKEEKEEEEEEEEEEEEKE; encoded by the exons ttggagaaactgaaggaggaactggaggagaagaaagaggaggaggaggaggaggaggaggaggaggaggaggagaaattgaaggaggaggaggaggagaaggaggagctggaggagaagtggaaggaggaggagaaggagga gaaggaggaggaggaggaggaggaggaggaggaggaggaggaggaggtggagaaggaggaggaggaggaggaggaggaggaggaggaggaggaggaggaggaggaggaggaggaggaggaggagcaggaggaggaggaggaggaggaggaggagaaggagaaggaggagaaattgaaggaggaggaggaggaggaggaggagaaattgaaggaggaggaggaggaggaggagaaggaggaggaggaggaggaggagaaattgaaggaggaggaggaggagaaggaggaggaggaggaggaggaggaggaggaggaggaggaggaggaggaggaggaggagaaggaggagaaggaggagaaggaggaggaggaggagaaggaggagaaggaggaggaggaggagaaggaggaggaggaggaggaggaggaggagaaggaggaggagaaggaggaggagaaggaggagaaggaggaggaggaggaggaggaggaggaggaggaggagaaggag
- the LOC123510231 gene encoding extensin-like gives MRCPEGVFVALLACAVLTTRCQSATVPEASQGPLDAPAHAPIPAQTEHDSPTPSTKERTERQVSSDSFQYAAQVASETDTGAELKGLEAAKTETHDASAGSDSDINTRSAKPLSGGEKTHGPHPEAQHTRYFVTRPYNAPSNISPWHFGSGHSHRQRGGTVRATARTGRPAPQTIRPSYKVFSQNINVTPRPSARYNTHPAKLSYPVTRHEKPDYIRFHSDKPYTPLVTKAKLEFADYGNTSRSHWLGNRYGRVRNQQSYPIKSVFSFVLPGTPPVPKDKTSYIIHRQKGLTVTTPRIPVSPSPSSRLTPSPYKVKESPHKVIIYSPSSLKISVPNTPSHKLQAPPPLIYLPKHNPLPLEKAFIPPPPHPHPPKQGYGPPPPPKQGYGPPPPPKQGYGPPHPPKQGYGPPPPPHSGSYIPPPPPPGHSPPPQHNPLISTPHYGPPPPHHSTGPLHHHNMAPHLHHHNTDLHLHHSTRLHTLHNTPHNHHQYTPPQPQDPTVYPRALHPLHQVTALHSQHVTIHHQTGHRLTHRLTHQLTHHLIHQLPHPIHPLIPPLLLHHHQLLLHHHQLPPSPQPLPPHL, from the exons ATGCGGTGCCCTGAGGGAGTCTTTGTGGCTCTCTTG GCCTGTGCGGTGCTAACGACGAGGTGTCAAAGTGCCACAGTCCCAGAGGCTTCCCAAGGACCCCTCGACGCCCCCGCCCATGCCCCCATCCCCGCCCAAACCGAGCATGACTCCCCCACTCCCTCGACGAAGGAAAGAACCGAACGgcag GTATCAAGTGACTCCTTCCAGTACGCTGCCCAGGTAGCAAGTGAGACGGACACTGGAGCAGAGTTGAAGGGTCTAGAGGCTGCCAAGACTGAGACACAT GATGCCAGTGCCGGTTCAGACAGCGACATCAACACTCGGTCCGCCAAGCCCTTGAGTGGCGGCGAGAAGACCCACGGACCGCACCCAGAGGCACAACACACCCGGTACTTCGTCACCAGACCGTACAATGCTCCCAGTAACATCTCACCGTGGCACTTCGGATCAGGCCACTCACACAGGCAGCGTGGTGGCACCGTGAGGGCCACAGCACGCACCGGCAGACCAGCACCGCAAACCATTAGGCCAAGCTACAAAGTCTTCAGCCAGAACATCAACGTAACACCAAGACCTTCTGCGAGATACAACACACACCCAGCCAAGTTAAGTTACCCAGTGACCCGGCATGAAAAACCCGACTACATTCGCTTCCACTCCGATAAGCCCTACACACCACTAGTAACAAAGGCTAAGCTGGAGTTTGCAGACTATGGGAACACATCTCGCTCTCACTGGCTAGGGAATAGATACGGCAGGGTAAGGAACCAACAATCGTATCCCATAAAGTCAGTGTTTAGTTTCGTCCTACCTGGCACTCCCCCAGTTCCTAAAGACAAGACTAGCTACATCATACACAGGCAAAAGGGTCTCACAGTTACCACGCCTCGTATTCCAGTCTCCCCGTCTCCTTCTTCGCGCCTCACTCCCTCGCCGTATAAAGTGAAGGAGTCCCCCCATAAAGTTATCATTTACTCCCCATCCTCCCTGAAAATATCCGTCCCCAACACTCCTTCCCATAAACTCCAGGCTCCACCtccacttatctatctgccAAAACATAACCCACTTCCCCTTGAAAAAGCAtttattcctccacctcctcatccacATCCACCTAAGCAAGGATAtggccctccacctccaccaaaaCAAGGATAtggccctccacctccaccaaaaCAAGGATACGGCCCTCCACATCCCCCAAAACAAGGATAcggccctccaccacctccacattcAGGATCATAcatccctcccccaccccctcccgGTCACTCTCCCCCACCACAGCATAatccactcatctccacaccGCACTATGGtcccccaccaccccaccacagtACGggccccctccaccaccacaatatggccccccacctccaccaccacaatacggacctccacctccaccacagtacgcgcctccacacactccacaatacaccccacaaccaccaccagtataCGCCACCCCAGCCCCAAGACCCCACTGTCTACCCAAGGGCGCTCCACCCCCTCCACCAGGTTACGGCCCTCCACTCCCAACATGTTACGATCCACCACCAGACTGGGCACCGGCTGACCCACCGGCTGACCCACCAGCTGACCCACCATCTGATCCACCAACTACCACACCCGATCCACCCGCTGATCCCGCCACTACtactccatcaccaccagctgttactccaccaccaccagctgccaccttcaccacaaccacttcccCCACATCTATAG
- the LOC123510233 gene encoding cilia- and flagella-associated protein 251-like: KGEEEEKEEEEEEKEEKEEEKEEKGLEEEEEEEEEEEEKEEKEEKEEEEEKEEEEEEEEEEEEEEEEEEEEEEEKEEKEKEEEKEELEEKWKEEEEEEEEEEEEEEEEEEEEEKEEKKEEKVEEEKEKEKEKEEEEKKEEEEKEEKEEKEKEEEEEKEEEEKEEKEEKEEKEEKGKEEKEEEEEKG, from the coding sequence aagggagaggaggaggagaaggaggaggaggaggaggagaaggaggagaaggaggaggagaaggaggagaaggggttggaggaggaggaggaggaggaggaggaggaggaggagaaggaggagaaggaggagaaggaggaggaggaggagaaggaggaggaggaggaggaggaggaggaggaggaggaggaggaggaggaggaggaggaggaggaggaggagaaggaggagaaggagaaggaggaggagaaggaggagctggaggagaagtggaaggaggaggaggaggaggaggaggaggaggaggaggaggaggaggaggaggaggaggaggaggagaaggaggagaagaaggaggagaaggtggaggaagagaaggagaaggagaaggagaaggaagaggaggagaagaaggaggaggaggagaaggaggagaaggaggagaaggagaaggaggaggaggaggagaaggaggaggaggagaaggaggagaaggaggagaaggaggagaaggaggagaaggggaaggaggagaaggaggaggaggaggagaagggg